From Cygnus atratus isolate AKBS03 ecotype Queensland, Australia chromosome 1, CAtr_DNAZoo_HiC_assembly, whole genome shotgun sequence, the proteins below share one genomic window:
- the RHOG gene encoding rho-related GTP-binding protein RhoG has protein sequence MQSIKCVVVGDGAVGKTCLLICYTTNAFPKEYIPTVFDNYSAQNTVDGRTINLNLWDTAGQEEYDRLRTLSYPQTNVFIICFSIASPPSYENVKHKWYPEVCHHCPSVPILLVGTKKDLRNNPETMKKLKEQNQAPITTQQGISLSKQIHAVKYLECSALNQEGIKDVFTEAVRAVLNPTPAKPKKPCVLL, from the coding sequence ATGCAGAGCATCAAGTGCGTGGTGGTGGGCGACGGGGCGGTGGGGAAGACCTGCCTCCTCATCTGCTACACCACCAACGCCTTCCCCAAGGAGTACATCCCCACCGTCTTCGACAACTACAGCGCCCAGAACACGGTCGATGGCAGGACTATTAACTTAAACCTCTGGGACACGGCCGGCCAGGAGGAGTACGACCGCCTCCGGACGCTTTCCTACCCCCAGACGAACGTCTTCATCATCTGCTTCTCCATCGCCAGCCCGCCCTCCTACGAGAATGTCAAGCACAAGTGGTACCCCGAGGTGTGCCACCACTGCCCCAGCGTGCCCATCCTCCTCGTCGGCACCAAGAAGGATCTGAGGAATAACCCCGAGACCATGAAGAAGCTCAAGGAGCAGAACCAGGCGCCCATCACCACCCAGCAGGGAATCAGCCTCTCCAAGCAGATCCACGCCGTCAAGTACCTGGAGTGCTCCGCGCTCAACCAGGAGGGCATCAAGGATGTCTTCACGGAGGCGGTGCGAGCCGTGCTCAACCCCACCCCAGCCAAGCCCAAGAAGCCCTGCGTCCTCTTGTGA